In one window of Solanum pennellii chromosome 2, SPENNV200 DNA:
- the LOC107009791 gene encoding probable receptor-like protein kinase At4g39110 produces the protein MILVYEFMQNGPLRDHLYGKNIPPLSWKQRLDICICTARGLHYLHTGASTGIIHRDVKITNILLDENFVSKMAEFGLSKDGPTTEQTHVSTVVKGSFFYLDPEYIRKQQLTEKTDVYSFGVVLLEALCALPAINPSSPREQVNLEEWAMQWKRNGLVDKIIDPTLVGHIDPESMKKFTKATEMCLPLDP, from the coding sequence ATGATATTGGTTTATGAGTTTATGCAAAATGGTCCATTGAGAGATCATCTCTATGGAAAGAACATACCGCCTTTATCATGGAAGCAACGATTAGATATCTGTATTTGTACTGCTCGCGGACTTCATTACCTCCACACTGGTGCATCTACTGGGATCATACATAGAGATGTCAAAATCACCAACATtttgcttgatgagaattttgtCTCAAAGATGGCTGAATTTGGTCTATCTAAAGATGGACCAACAACAGAACAGACTCATGTGAGCACTGTTGTGAAGGGAAGTTTTTTCTACTTAGATCCTGAATACATTAGGAAGCAACAGTTGACAGAAAAAACTGATGTCTACTCATTTGGGGTTGTACTTCTTGAAGCCTTATGTGCTCTTCCTGCTATTAATCCATCATCACCAAGAGAGCAAGTGAATTTGGAAGAATGGGCAATGCAGTGGAAAAGAAATGGGTTAGTGGACAAGATAATTGATCCAACACTTGTAGGACATATAGATCCAGAATCAATGAAGAAATTCACGAAAGCAACAGAGATGTGTCTACCCCTAGACCCATAA